CGATCCCGCTCTCGCTGGGCATCGCCGTCGCCTCCGGCGCGCCCGTCGCCGCGGGGCTGATCGCCGCCGTCGTCGGCGGCATCGTCGCGGGCCTGATCGGGGGCTCGCCGCTCCAGGTCAGCGGGCCCGCGGCCGGGCTCACCGTCCTCGTCGCCGGCCTCGTGCAGACCTACGGCTGGCGCGCCACCTGCACGATCACCATGCTCGCCGGGCTCGTGCAGATCGCACTGGGCGCGAGCCGGGTCGCGCGCGCCGCCCTCGCCGTCTCCCCCGCCGTCGTGCACGGCATGCTCGCCGGGGTCGGCGTCGTCATCGTCCTCGCCCAGATCCACGTGGTCCTCGGAGGCAGCCCCCAGCAGTCGGCCGTCGCGAACCTGCGGGAACTGCCGAGCCAGCTCGCCGAGCCGCACACGCGTTCCGCGGTGGTGGCCGGGCTGACCGTGCTCGTCGTGCTGGGCTGGTCCCGGCTTCCGAAAATCCGGGTGCTCCGCCTCATCCCGGGCCCGCTGCCCGCCGTCGCCCTCGCCACCGCCCTCGCCTGGGCCCTCGGCTGGCAGGTGCCGCGCGTCGACCTGCCGCCCTCCCTGCTGGACGGCTGGAGCCTCCCCGTCATGCCGCAGGGGTCACTGTTCGGCATCACCGGCGCGGTGGTCTCCGTGGCTCTCGTCGCCGCCGTCGAGTCCCTGCTGTGCAGCGTCGCGGTCGACCGCGCCCGCCCGGCCGGCGTCCCGGCCGCCGACCTCGACCGGGACCTGCTCGGCCAGGGCGCCGCGAACACCGTCTCCGGCGTGCTGGGCGGCCTGCCGATCACCGGGGTGATCGTCCGCAGCACCGCCAACATCGAGGCGGGCGGCCGCACCCGGCTGTCCCCCGTCCTGCACGGCGTCTGGGTCCTCGTCCTCGCCCTGGCCTGCGGGCCGCTCATCGAACAGGTCCCGCTGGCCGCGCTCGCCGCTCTGCTGGTCGTGCTCGGCGTCCGGCTGGCCGACGTGTCCCGGGTCCGCGCCCTGCGCCACCACCGCGAGGCGCCCGCCTACTTCGTCACCCTCGGCGGCGTCGTGCTGTTCGGCCTCGGAGAGGGCGTCCTGCTCGGCATCGGGGTCATGGCGGTGCTGGCCCTGCGCAGGCTCACCCGGCTCTCGGTCCGGACGGAGCAGCTCCTGGCCGCCCCCGGCGACGCCCCCGCATCGCCCCGCTGGCACGTGGTCGTCGAGGGCACGTTCACCTTCCTCGGCGTCCCCCGCGCGGCGCGCGCCCTGCAGCGGATCCCGGCGGACGCCCGCGTCGACCTCGACCTCAACGTCGACTTCATGGACCATGCCGCGTTCGACGCCGTCCACCGGTGGCGGCTCGCCCACGAGCGCCAAGGGGGGAGGGTCGACATCGACGAGGTCCATGAGGCTTGGTATGAAAGAGCTGTGACAGGCGATATCTCCCAAGCGGCCAAGAATCCGCCTCCAGCCCGCTGGTGGGCCCCCTGGTCCAACCGGCGGCGGCGGCCCGAGGCCGAGCTGGACGCACCCGAGATGTCCCCCGCGGACGTCCTGCTGAACGGCGTCCGCG
The sequence above is a segment of the Actinomadura coerulea genome. Coding sequences within it:
- a CDS encoding SulP family inorganic anion transporter; protein product: MTFQPQNASTLRRDLLASFVVFLVAIPLSLGIAVASGAPVAAGLIAAVVGGIVAGLIGGSPLQVSGPAAGLTVLVAGLVQTYGWRATCTITMLAGLVQIALGASRVARAALAVSPAVVHGMLAGVGVVIVLAQIHVVLGGSPQQSAVANLRELPSQLAEPHTRSAVVAGLTVLVVLGWSRLPKIRVLRLIPGPLPAVALATALAWALGWQVPRVDLPPSLLDGWSLPVMPQGSLFGITGAVVSVALVAAVESLLCSVAVDRARPAGVPAADLDRDLLGQGAANTVSGVLGGLPITGVIVRSTANIEAGGRTRLSPVLHGVWVLVLALACGPLIEQVPLAALAALLVVLGVRLADVSRVRALRHHREAPAYFVTLGGVVLFGLGEGVLLGIGVMAVLALRRLTRLSVRTEQLLAAPGDAPASPRWHVVVEGTFTFLGVPRAARALQRIPADARVDLDLNVDFMDHAAFDAVHRWRLAHERQGGRVDIDEVHEAWYERAVTGDISQAAKNPPPARWWAPWSNRRRRPEAELDAPEMSPADVLLNGVRDYHGRTAPLVRPIMAELAMEQKPQHLFITCVDSRIVPNIITASGPGDLFINRNVGALVPRHGSGTPDDSVAATVEYAVNVLGIKTITVCGHSNCGAMAALLAGGSEVEHLEGLSRWLKHGNHSLARFLAEEPPVGEQALARLCKINVIQQLDNLRTYPWLRERVDSGDIELVGLHLDLGSATVEVYDPAGGAFVPVPDEAPRPRTLT